In one Saccharibacillus brassicae genomic region, the following are encoded:
- a CDS encoding alpha/beta hydrolase family protein: MKTLSNLFRKPAGLLALSLILIVLGSLLAGMFNTSFYKVNVKEISFKADHGTLNGLLYMPKGAGPDDPRPVIVTTHGYLNTKEMQDAPAIEMSRRGYIVLALDMYDHGDSRWDGDIKVGEQFSTFWIFSQFDAAKYMYEQDYTKKDENGNAYLAVSGHSMGGFSTLLAMYMDEMNSLQAGHRMIYTGISVGADFSYAAAVAPQDQLMAAYGDRTVGMIAGHYDEFFFNKSDEEKTAAEKEIVGTVMRKDFAKTLSGRAFLGLGEGAEEAKQGQYYTVDSGDVKVEDQVVRPSQSGERIIYTPNQTHPWNHFSPETTGYLIDFYTHAFEGVTSPNQVDANLSSDSQIWWLKEAFNFVAMIGFFLMIVPMSVLLLRLPFLNKSITAVTAPLARPIRGGQKAAYWIAVVFSALIPAILFPTLMDKQAGGLHALTIVAIVLLVVSVVAAVIGFARSGASAAMRHVGIGGLILAVVSAAMWILFAKADGIVPLSPFFNEPTTNQIVYWALVSASITAFITFAFYYFNKKHAGASFSDYGISLNPMTIVASLCTAVIAVAIGYLLLFAVQAVFGTDFRIWTFAVRTFTFEHFVTGLRYMPFFLIYYFVSAVALNADTRSRKGGYLLAIFLNVGGLILWLIAQYGLDFARGVALYPAQNLNGILLFALVPVLVVAAIYARKLFEKTNNVWLPAFVNTILFTLVTVANTVMFWNLV, encoded by the coding sequence GTGAAAACCTTATCCAACCTATTCAGAAAACCGGCCGGACTGCTTGCTTTGTCGTTGATCCTGATCGTGCTGGGCAGCCTGCTCGCCGGCATGTTCAACACGTCTTTTTACAAAGTCAACGTCAAGGAAATTTCGTTCAAAGCCGATCACGGCACGCTTAACGGCCTGCTGTACATGCCCAAAGGCGCCGGCCCGGACGATCCCCGCCCGGTTATCGTCACGACGCACGGCTATTTAAACACCAAAGAAATGCAGGACGCGCCGGCGATCGAAATGTCGCGCCGCGGCTACATCGTGCTCGCGCTCGACATGTACGATCACGGCGATTCGCGCTGGGACGGCGACATCAAGGTCGGCGAGCAGTTCTCGACGTTCTGGATCTTCTCGCAGTTCGACGCCGCCAAATACATGTACGAACAGGATTACACGAAAAAAGACGAAAACGGCAACGCGTACCTCGCGGTCAGCGGTCACTCGATGGGCGGCTTCTCCACGCTGCTCGCCATGTACATGGACGAGATGAATTCGCTGCAGGCCGGACACCGGATGATCTATACCGGCATTTCCGTCGGCGCGGACTTCTCCTATGCCGCAGCCGTCGCACCGCAGGACCAGCTCATGGCCGCTTACGGCGACCGGACGGTCGGCATGATCGCGGGCCATTACGACGAATTCTTCTTCAACAAATCCGATGAAGAGAAGACGGCCGCGGAAAAAGAAATCGTCGGCACCGTTATGCGCAAAGACTTTGCCAAAACGCTGTCGGGCCGCGCGTTTCTCGGACTCGGCGAAGGCGCCGAAGAAGCGAAGCAGGGCCAGTATTACACGGTCGATTCCGGCGACGTCAAAGTCGAAGACCAGGTCGTGCGTCCTTCGCAGAGCGGCGAGCGTATCATCTACACGCCGAATCAGACGCACCCGTGGAACCATTTCTCGCCGGAAACGACCGGCTACCTGATCGACTTCTACACGCACGCGTTCGAAGGCGTCACGTCTCCGAACCAGGTCGACGCGAACCTGTCTTCGGACAGCCAGATCTGGTGGCTCAAGGAAGCGTTCAACTTCGTCGCCATGATCGGCTTCTTCCTGATGATCGTGCCGATGTCGGTACTGCTGCTCCGTCTGCCGTTCCTGAACAAATCGATCACGGCGGTCACGGCTCCGCTGGCCAGACCGATTCGCGGCGGGCAAAAAGCCGCTTACTGGATCGCGGTCGTCTTCAGCGCCCTGATCCCGGCCATTTTGTTCCCGACGCTGATGGACAAACAGGCCGGCGGCCTGCACGCGCTGACGATCGTCGCGATCGTGCTGCTGGTTGTGTCCGTCGTGGCGGCCGTGATCGGCTTCGCCCGTTCCGGTGCTTCGGCGGCGATGCGCCACGTCGGTATCGGCGGCCTCATTCTCGCGGTCGTTTCGGCCGCGATGTGGATTCTGTTCGCCAAAGCGGACGGCATCGTGCCGCTTAGCCCGTTCTTCAACGAACCGACGACGAACCAGATCGTCTACTGGGCGCTCGTGTCCGCGTCGATCACGGCGTTCATCACGTTCGCGTTCTACTACTTCAACAAAAAGCATGCCGGCGCCAGCTTCTCGGATTACGGCATCAGCCTGAATCCGATGACGATCGTCGCAAGCCTGTGCACGGCGGTTATCGCCGTTGCGATCGGCTATCTGCTGCTGTTCGCCGTGCAGGCGGTCTTCGGCACCGACTTCCGGATCTGGACGTTCGCTGTCCGCACGTTCACGTTCGAGCATTTCGTGACCGGACTGCGCTACATGCCGTTCTTCCTGATCTATTACTTCGTCAGCGCCGTAGCGCTGAATGCGGATACCCGCTCGCGCAAAGGCGGCTACCTGCTTGCGATCTTCCTGAACGTGGGCGGCCTGATCCTGTGGCTGATCGCCCAGTACGGCCTCGACTTCGCCAGAGGCGTGGCGCTCTACCCGGCCCAGAACCTGAACGGCATCCTGCTGTTCGCACTCGTGCCGGTGCTGGTCGTCGCCGCGATCTACGCGCGCAAACTGTTCGAGAAAACGAATAACGTATGGCTGCCCGCTTTCGTGAACACGATTCTGTTCACGCTGGTGACGGTCGCCAACACGGTCATGTTCTGGAATCTGGTCTAA
- a CDS encoding sensor domain-containing diguanylate cyclase: protein MNRMIKDLLQGKKFVGSGLLKASIVFMIGFVLIVALGFTYLVRSLFSNYEGVRQTADLRTQLLRLENAMVDQETGQRGYLLTGRMEFLEPFDRGSLNYRSASDALLLEVREMKGRTELTKAVRQLTDTGLGWKKEFGDAQIRTVMAGESVSERELLAAKQKLDQFRTQQRSLLEQVELLRGERRTEMLNRLYLLFGAIALIFIVFQMLMLNYLQKGLMRITRPIMQLDRVVASYEDGNIRERLPDYVEDNEIGRLVRNFRRMHDEMEKEKQTLENTYRMINMLHQSRSPEEAYRSILKSLGSLIVCERMSVITQNADRSFSVKAVCAEGTVSLDERMLSGEEKDIQELLNGGFSMVHEDWSQYRAEGEITDGLYALGIRSSMHILLRKEARVIGVLNLMSARTGFFTLQKKERLEKLSPMIVTALENASETVRIKNMAMRDGLTELWNRRYFEQALDGIAAQRESGSASLPLSLILLDIDYFKTFNDTWGHPEGDLVLKHVGRLLMDEVRAGDIPVRFGGEEFAVLLPDTSPEAARAAAERFRVRLESESPSRKYRITASFGVASVEGRPDGAALIEAADRALYRAKEQGRNRVCVFAEERGTEKG, encoded by the coding sequence ATGAACAGGATGATCAAAGACCTGCTTCAGGGAAAAAAGTTCGTCGGTTCGGGACTGCTCAAAGCGAGTATCGTGTTCATGATCGGATTCGTGCTGATCGTGGCGCTCGGATTTACGTATCTCGTCCGGTCGCTTTTTTCCAATTACGAAGGGGTACGGCAGACGGCCGATCTGCGGACGCAGCTGCTGCGGCTGGAGAACGCGATGGTCGATCAGGAGACGGGGCAGCGGGGGTATCTGTTGACCGGCCGTATGGAATTTCTGGAGCCGTTCGACCGGGGCAGCCTGAATTATCGGTCCGCGTCCGACGCGCTGCTGCTTGAAGTACGCGAGATGAAGGGGCGGACCGAACTTACGAAGGCGGTGCGACAGCTGACCGATACGGGCCTGGGTTGGAAAAAAGAATTCGGCGACGCGCAGATCCGCACGGTGATGGCCGGCGAATCGGTGTCCGAACGCGAACTGTTGGCCGCCAAACAAAAACTGGACCAATTCCGCACGCAGCAGCGTTCGCTGCTCGAACAGGTCGAGCTGCTGCGCGGCGAACGCCGCACCGAGATGCTGAACCGCCTGTACCTGCTGTTCGGCGCAATCGCGTTGATCTTTATCGTTTTCCAGATGTTGATGTTGAATTATTTGCAAAAAGGATTGATGCGGATCACGCGGCCGATCATGCAGCTCGACCGCGTCGTCGCTTCCTACGAAGACGGCAATATTCGCGAGCGGCTGCCGGATTACGTCGAAGACAACGAGATCGGCCGGCTGGTGCGCAATTTCAGGCGGATGCACGACGAGATGGAGAAAGAGAAGCAGACGCTCGAAAATACGTACCGGATGATCAACATGCTGCACCAGTCCCGCAGTCCGGAAGAAGCGTACCGCAGCATTTTGAAATCGCTCGGTTCGCTGATCGTGTGCGAGCGCATGTCCGTCATTACGCAGAATGCCGACCGCAGCTTCTCCGTCAAAGCCGTGTGCGCCGAAGGAACCGTGTCGCTGGACGAACGGATGCTGTCGGGCGAGGAGAAAGACATCCAGGAACTGCTGAACGGCGGATTCTCGATGGTGCACGAAGACTGGTCGCAGTACCGCGCCGAAGGCGAGATTACGGACGGCCTGTACGCGCTCGGCATTCGCTCGTCCATGCACATTCTGCTGCGCAAAGAAGCCCGGGTGATCGGGGTGCTGAATCTGATGTCGGCCCGGACCGGATTTTTCACCTTGCAAAAAAAGGAACGGCTCGAAAAGCTGTCGCCGATGATCGTTACCGCGCTGGAAAATGCGAGCGAGACGGTGCGGATCAAAAATATGGCGATGCGCGACGGGCTGACGGAACTGTGGAACCGGCGCTATTTCGAGCAGGCGCTCGACGGCATCGCCGCGCAGCGGGAGTCCGGTTCCGCCTCGCTGCCGCTCAGCCTTATCCTGCTCGATATCGACTACTTCAAAACGTTCAACGATACGTGGGGCCACCCGGAAGGCGATCTGGTGCTGAAACATGTGGGCCGGCTGCTTATGGACGAAGTCCGCGCCGGAGACATTCCGGTCCGGTTCGGCGGCGAAGAGTTCGCGGTTCTGCTGCCGGATACTTCGCCCGAAGCGGCGCGGGCGGCAGCGGAACGGTTCCGCGTCCGGCTGGAGTCCGAATCGCCGTCGCGCAAATACCGGATCACGGCGAGCTTCGGCGTCGCTTCCGTCGAAGGCCGCCCGGACGGGGCCGCGCTGATCGAAGCTGCCGACCGCGCGCTGTACCGGGCCAAAGAGCAGGGGCGCAACCGGGTGTGCGTCTTTGCGGAAGAGCGGGGCACGGAAAAGGGCTGA
- a CDS encoding beta-galactosidase produces the protein MQQQPIKKYEQVRMGVDYYPEHWDESIWEADAELMQQSGVAVVRVGEFAWSRMEPREGEFDFGWLDRAIDLFGRRGIDVVIGTPTHTPPRWLTDKYPDVLPILPGGGVFQPGVRGHRCFNSRSLRRFGERIVGKLAQRYAQHPAVIGWQTDNEFGMLDSQSPQAAEDFRDWVYRKYGTLDRLNREWGTVVWSGEYSQWSEVTPPLGGSPYQNPSFLLDFARFQWDTVAEFQAGQIAAIRAYCPDHFITHNFHSYPQRLDLYRVGEELDFASFDYYPNTSPAKAATSPYSGALSLDVTRGIKRKNFWIMEQLSGSPGAWMPMWRMPQPGYIRAYAWQAIARGADTVVHFRWRSAAIGAEQFWHGLIDHSNVPGRRLAEFASMSAEVRRLAPLLEGTSTDAKVAILMSHEQLEALRIQKQTDNFDYYENIKTYHRALTKLGIDCDVIDWRQPLEGYRLVLAPHLYLLDDAAAGKLSRFAADGGTLLLTARTGVKNMNNVCVMQPLPGLLADCAGVTVREYDPLGSDIVRLDTADGEPYAGSQWADILDPVENRQTEVLARYGGSAFFAGEAAIVRHEFGHGETYYLGTHPEDDYLRSLLLDIAQARGIVHAGNLPPGVQLSVRSGESGAYLFVLNLGRETRRFRLGDTYAEAVQGEGLLGGERYDGEIELAPYGVEIFRV, from the coding sequence ATGCAGCAGCAGCCGATCAAGAAGTACGAACAAGTTCGAATGGGTGTCGATTATTACCCGGAGCATTGGGACGAATCGATCTGGGAAGCGGATGCCGAGCTGATGCAGCAATCGGGCGTGGCCGTCGTGCGCGTCGGCGAATTCGCGTGGAGCCGGATGGAGCCGCGGGAAGGGGAGTTCGATTTCGGCTGGCTCGACCGGGCGATCGACTTGTTCGGCCGCCGCGGCATCGACGTGGTCATCGGCACGCCGACCCATACGCCGCCGAGATGGCTGACGGACAAATACCCCGACGTGCTGCCGATCCTGCCAGGCGGCGGCGTGTTCCAGCCGGGCGTGCGCGGCCACCGCTGCTTCAACAGCCGTTCGCTGCGCAGGTTCGGCGAGCGGATCGTCGGCAAGCTGGCGCAGCGCTATGCGCAGCATCCGGCCGTGATCGGTTGGCAGACGGACAACGAGTTCGGCATGCTCGACAGCCAGAGCCCGCAGGCGGCGGAAGATTTCCGCGATTGGGTGTACCGCAAATACGGCACGCTGGACCGGCTGAACCGGGAATGGGGCACGGTCGTCTGGAGCGGCGAGTATTCGCAGTGGAGCGAAGTGACGCCGCCGCTCGGCGGCTCGCCGTATCAGAATCCGTCGTTCCTGCTCGATTTCGCCAGGTTCCAGTGGGACACCGTGGCCGAGTTCCAGGCCGGGCAGATCGCGGCGATCCGGGCCTACTGCCCGGACCATTTCATCACGCACAATTTCCACAGCTATCCGCAGCGGCTGGATCTGTACCGGGTCGGCGAGGAGCTGGATTTCGCTTCCTTCGACTATTATCCGAACACGTCGCCGGCCAAAGCCGCGACGTCGCCCTACAGCGGCGCGCTGTCGCTGGACGTCACCCGCGGTATCAAGCGCAAAAACTTCTGGATCATGGAGCAGCTCAGCGGCTCGCCGGGCGCCTGGATGCCGATGTGGCGCATGCCGCAGCCCGGCTATATCCGCGCCTATGCGTGGCAGGCGATCGCGCGCGGCGCGGACACGGTCGTGCATTTCCGCTGGCGCAGCGCCGCTATCGGCGCGGAGCAGTTCTGGCACGGCCTGATCGACCACAGCAACGTGCCGGGCCGGCGGCTTGCCGAGTTCGCTTCGATGAGCGCCGAAGTGCGGCGGCTCGCGCCTCTGCTTGAAGGCACGTCGACGGACGCCAAAGTCGCGATCCTCATGTCGCACGAACAGCTTGAAGCGCTGCGTATCCAGAAGCAGACCGACAATTTCGACTATTACGAAAATATCAAAACGTATCACCGCGCCCTGACGAAGCTCGGCATCGACTGCGACGTGATCGACTGGCGCCAGCCGCTCGAAGGCTACCGGCTCGTGCTCGCGCCGCATCTGTACCTGCTGGACGATGCCGCCGCCGGGAAACTGTCGCGCTTCGCGGCCGACGGCGGCACGCTGCTGCTGACGGCGCGAACCGGCGTCAAGAACATGAACAACGTCTGCGTCATGCAGCCGCTGCCGGGACTGCTGGCGGACTGCGCGGGCGTGACGGTACGCGAATACGACCCGCTCGGCAGCGACATCGTGCGGCTCGACACCGCGGACGGCGAGCCGTACGCCGGCAGCCAGTGGGCGGACATTCTCGACCCGGTGGAGAACAGGCAAACCGAAGTGCTGGCCCGCTACGGCGGCAGCGCGTTCTTCGCCGGCGAAGCGGCGATCGTCCGGCACGAGTTCGGGCACGGCGAGACGTATTATCTCGGCACACATCCCGAGGACGACTATTTGCGCAGCCTGCTGCTGGACATTGCGCAGGCGCGCGGCATCGTGCATGCCGGGAACCTGCCGCCCGGCGTGCAGCTGTCCGTCCGCAGCGGGGAGTCGGGCGCGTACCTGTTCGTGCTGAACCTCGGCCGCGAGACGCGCCGGTTCCGGCTCGGCGATACGTATGCCGAAGCGGTGCAGGGCGAAGGGCTGCTCGGCGGCGAGCGTTACGACGGCGAGATCGAGCTTGCGCCGTACGGGGTGGAGATTTTCCGCGTGTAG
- a CDS encoding pirin family protein — MTIQTYPASSRFEYDKGWLKGGHSFSFGEYYDAENVKFGPMRVCNDDVIAPGKGFGAHPHSDMEIVSIILSGRLRHEDSLGNVAVTGFGGVQRMSAGSGVIHTEHNPSEHEDVHILQLWFEPTERGKQPSYTTGEFDTAALDGALLPIASGQGLEGVTDMGQDMTIYLSRLEAGQSLDFRQADGRRTFLFVIEGQLEVAGGGDTASLGRRDTARMTDAPELALTAAEPVFYMLVDLP, encoded by the coding sequence ATGACGATTCAGACTTATCCGGCAAGTTCGCGTTTCGAATACGATAAAGGCTGGCTCAAAGGCGGCCACAGCTTCTCTTTCGGTGAATATTACGACGCGGAGAACGTCAAATTCGGCCCGATGCGCGTCTGCAACGACGACGTGATCGCGCCGGGCAAAGGCTTCGGCGCGCATCCGCATAGCGACATGGAGATCGTGTCGATCATTCTGTCCGGCCGTCTGCGCCACGAAGACAGCCTCGGCAACGTGGCCGTGACCGGCTTCGGCGGCGTGCAGCGCATGAGCGCGGGCAGCGGCGTCATCCATACGGAGCACAATCCGTCGGAGCATGAAGACGTGCATATCCTGCAGCTTTGGTTCGAGCCGACGGAGCGGGGCAAGCAGCCGTCCTACACGACGGGCGAGTTCGACACGGCGGCGCTCGACGGCGCGCTGCTGCCGATCGCGTCCGGCCAGGGACTCGAAGGCGTCACCGATATGGGCCAGGACATGACCATCTATTTGAGCCGGCTGGAAGCGGGGCAGAGCCTGGATTTCCGGCAGGCAGACGGCCGCCGCACTTTCCTGTTCGTGATCGAAGGACAGCTTGAGGTAGCCGGCGGAGGCGATACCGCTTCGCTCGGCCGCCGCGACACGGCACGTATGACCGACGCGCCCGAGCTTGCGCTGACCGCTGCCGAGCCGGTCTTCTACATGCTCGTCGATCTGCCCTAA
- a CDS encoding LysM peptidoglycan-binding domain-containing protein, giving the protein MMNKKIAAGALALTLAAGGTAAVTHTYAASASDSASKTADASVAAPKATGTAADPLQADKAGKGPRGGPGLAGGPAAERAELAALLNLTQEQLRTQQESGKTLSAIAAEQKVDEQKLIALLVSKHQAKLAEELAAGKITQAQYNERLAEAQERAGEKLDRVFDPSKPGAGRGPHGGPGLAGGPAAERTGLAALLNLTQEQLRTQQESGKTLSAIAAEQQVDEQKLIALLVSKHQAKLAEELAAGKITQAQHDERLAEAKKRTGEKIDRVFEAKAPHGPGEGRGHRGGPDAGAPAAPGTDGNGPQPGAAAGAEGPAAAVPVPAS; this is encoded by the coding sequence ATGATGAACAAAAAAATCGCGGCAGGCGCGTTGGCTTTGACGCTTGCGGCGGGAGGTACGGCCGCCGTCACGCATACGTATGCGGCGTCGGCATCCGACTCCGCTTCGAAAACGGCCGATGCTTCGGTCGCTGCACCCAAAGCGACCGGCACGGCAGCGGACCCGCTTCAAGCGGACAAGGCCGGCAAAGGCCCGCGCGGCGGCCCCGGCCTTGCAGGCGGCCCGGCAGCCGAGCGAGCCGAGCTCGCCGCGCTGCTGAACCTGACGCAAGAGCAGCTTCGCACGCAGCAGGAGAGCGGCAAGACGCTGTCGGCGATCGCCGCCGAACAAAAAGTCGACGAGCAGAAGCTGATCGCGCTGCTGGTGTCGAAGCACCAGGCCAAGCTGGCCGAAGAATTGGCCGCAGGCAAGATCACGCAGGCGCAGTATAACGAGCGCCTCGCCGAAGCCCAAGAGCGCGCCGGCGAAAAGCTCGACCGCGTATTCGATCCGTCCAAGCCCGGAGCGGGCCGCGGACCGCACGGCGGACCCGGCCTTGCAGGCGGCCCGGCAGCCGAGCGGACCGGGCTCGCCGCGCTGCTGAACCTGACGCAAGAGCAGCTGCGCACGCAGCAGGAGAGCGGCAAGACGCTGTCGGCGATCGCCGCCGAACAGCAGGTCGACGAGCAGAAGCTGATCGCGCTGCTGGTCTCGAAGCACCAGGCCAAGCTGGCCGAAGAATTGGCCGCAGGCAAGATCACGCAGGCGCAGCATGACGAGCGCCTCGCCGAGGCCAAAAAGCGCACGGGCGAAAAGATCGACCGCGTGTTCGAAGCGAAAGCGCCGCACGGCCCCGGCGAAGGCCGCGGACATCGCGGCGGCCCCGACGCAGGCGCACCGGCGGCTCCGGGCACCGACGGGAACGGCCCGCAGCCCGGCGCCGCAGCCGGCGCGGAAGGCCCGGCAGCAGCCGTGCCGGTTCCGGCGTCTTAA